A genomic window from Carassius carassius chromosome 29, fCarCar2.1, whole genome shotgun sequence includes:
- the rell2 gene encoding RELT-like protein 2 isoform X1: protein MTDQDTLDVDEPPPAYMIFLLVFLFFITGLLGFLICHCLKKKGYRCQLEEDEENCEDKLEAEKDDESEDSQDTVEQILKCIIENEANMEAFREMLVGQNVCELHDPRSLRHKDSVGGLPLHHHTVHLGGEISSCVHCMQSHVLKTRRRSRVSRSRARTGEQTVFSVGRFRVTHMEKRNSLQGSMNLPTPKPGNTSNDTTLSDSRTGLKDTSKKPPEEYNIRNMFKEAGAVNGKVPNLSKRKKSVTLLGFYKSGNAVETKAGQEVFVEDKESSSTADQLSECWSSGAASPTDLTKTALDKNSNKACGSQLQETLRESSPENQKTDEATLKEKPQDKISANTTVIVGDGSNGSSRFSVIRTVEETIITPAANTDNRDDTTTHDDLKTGQ from the exons atgacGGACCAGGACACGCTCGACGTGGACGAGCCCCCTCCAGCATACATGATCTTCCTGCTGGTGTTCCTCTTCTTCATCACGGGTCTTCTGGGATTCCTGATCTGCCACTGTCTGAAGAAGAAGGGCTACCGCTGCCAGCTGGAGGAGGACGAGGAAAACTGTGAAGACAAACTGGAGGCGGAGAAAGATG ATGAATCAGAAGACAGTCAAGACACAGTGGAACAAATCCTGAAATGCATCATTGAGAATGAAG CCAATATGGAGGCTTTCAGAGAGATGCTGGTTGGCCAAAATGTTTGCGAACTTCACGATCCACG CAGCTTGCGGCACAAAGATAGCGTCGGTGGTCTTCCCCTTCACCATCACACCGTTCATCTGGGAGGAGAGATCAGCTCGTGTGTTCACTGTATGCAGAGTCACGTATTAAAAACACGCCGCAGGAGCCGAGTGTCTCGAAGCAGAGCCCGGACGGGAGAGCAGACCGTGTTTTCTGTGGGCAG ATTTCGTGTCACTCACATGGAGAAGAGGAACAGCCTGCAGGGTTCGATGAATCTTCCTACACCAAAGCCTGGGAACACATCGAATGACACAACTCTCTCAGACAGCAGGACGGGGCTTAAAGACACTTCCAAAAAACCTCCGGAGGAATACAACATCCGCAACATGTTCAAAGAAGCTGGAGCGGTGAACGGCAAAGTCCCCAACCTCAGCAAACGCAAGAAAAGTGTGACACTGCTGGGCTTCTATAAGTCTGGTAATGCTGTGGAGACTAAAGCAGGACAGGAGGTGTTTGTGGAGGACAAGGAGTCGTCGAGCACCGCTGATCAGTTATCTGAATGCTGGAGCTCCGGCGCTGCGTCTCCCACAGATCTCACCAAAACCGCTTTAGATAAAAACTCAAATAAAGCCTGTGGGAGTCAATTACAGGAGACTCTGAGAGAGAGCAGCCCAGAGAACCAGAAAACTGATGAAGCCACTTTAAAAGAGAAACCACAGGACAAAATAAGTGCAAACACAACGGTGATTGTTGGTGATGGTTCTAATGGCAGCTCTAGGTTTTCTGTGATACGGACTGTGGAAGAGACGATCATCACACCCGCAGCTAACACAGACAACAGAGATGATACGACAACACATGATGACCTGAAGACTGGACAATAG
- the rell2 gene encoding RELT-like protein 2 isoform X2 yields the protein MTDQDTLDVDEPPPAYMIFLLVFLFFITGLLGFLICHCLKKKGYRCQLEEDEENCEDKLEAEKDDESEDSQDTVEQILKCIIENEANMEAFREMLVGQNVCELHDPRLRHKDSVGGLPLHHHTVHLGGEISSCVHCMQSHVLKTRRRSRVSRSRARTGEQTVFSVGRFRVTHMEKRNSLQGSMNLPTPKPGNTSNDTTLSDSRTGLKDTSKKPPEEYNIRNMFKEAGAVNGKVPNLSKRKKSVTLLGFYKSGNAVETKAGQEVFVEDKESSSTADQLSECWSSGAASPTDLTKTALDKNSNKACGSQLQETLRESSPENQKTDEATLKEKPQDKISANTTVIVGDGSNGSSRFSVIRTVEETIITPAANTDNRDDTTTHDDLKTGQ from the exons atgacGGACCAGGACACGCTCGACGTGGACGAGCCCCCTCCAGCATACATGATCTTCCTGCTGGTGTTCCTCTTCTTCATCACGGGTCTTCTGGGATTCCTGATCTGCCACTGTCTGAAGAAGAAGGGCTACCGCTGCCAGCTGGAGGAGGACGAGGAAAACTGTGAAGACAAACTGGAGGCGGAGAAAGATG ATGAATCAGAAGACAGTCAAGACACAGTGGAACAAATCCTGAAATGCATCATTGAGAATGAAG CCAATATGGAGGCTTTCAGAGAGATGCTGGTTGGCCAAAATGTTTGCGAACTTCACGATCCACG CTTGCGGCACAAAGATAGCGTCGGTGGTCTTCCCCTTCACCATCACACCGTTCATCTGGGAGGAGAGATCAGCTCGTGTGTTCACTGTATGCAGAGTCACGTATTAAAAACACGCCGCAGGAGCCGAGTGTCTCGAAGCAGAGCCCGGACGGGAGAGCAGACCGTGTTTTCTGTGGGCAG ATTTCGTGTCACTCACATGGAGAAGAGGAACAGCCTGCAGGGTTCGATGAATCTTCCTACACCAAAGCCTGGGAACACATCGAATGACACAACTCTCTCAGACAGCAGGACGGGGCTTAAAGACACTTCCAAAAAACCTCCGGAGGAATACAACATCCGCAACATGTTCAAAGAAGCTGGAGCGGTGAACGGCAAAGTCCCCAACCTCAGCAAACGCAAGAAAAGTGTGACACTGCTGGGCTTCTATAAGTCTGGTAATGCTGTGGAGACTAAAGCAGGACAGGAGGTGTTTGTGGAGGACAAGGAGTCGTCGAGCACCGCTGATCAGTTATCTGAATGCTGGAGCTCCGGCGCTGCGTCTCCCACAGATCTCACCAAAACCGCTTTAGATAAAAACTCAAATAAAGCCTGTGGGAGTCAATTACAGGAGACTCTGAGAGAGAGCAGCCCAGAGAACCAGAAAACTGATGAAGCCACTTTAAAAGAGAAACCACAGGACAAAATAAGTGCAAACACAACGGTGATTGTTGGTGATGGTTCTAATGGCAGCTCTAGGTTTTCTGTGATACGGACTGTGGAAGAGACGATCATCACACCCGCAGCTAACACAGACAACAGAGATGATACGACAACACATGATGACCTGAAGACTGGACAATAG